A stretch of Faecalibacterium duncaniae DNA encodes these proteins:
- a CDS encoding tyrosine-type recombinase/integrase has product MPSKRSHGEGTLRHRSDGRWELRMMDGYQKDGSPRFKTFYGKTQKEVKLKLKEYQDALISGVQLDTILYFEDWADTWFEGHKDNIAPTTQESYKYCLKMLKEGFYHRPLTVIRPIDIENFLKGMRRDGRSDSYISKARGMLYQIFQKAEANDLVRRNPVRLAEKMRATGTAKRKEAFTTAEVAHLMKVLPDDRMGLSIRLLLGTGMRMQELLALEPQFIEEDGSVIHIRQAVKVVKGTVSIGSPKSKDSIRDIPVPLNVRPCAIKLRDTTDQFIWESPKTGLPCNPTHFRDVFRKSLEEAGDVRLLTPHSCRHTYVSQMQALGVDIQTIQSIVGHADTEMTEHYLHVQESIRQSAIQLFNEAFSA; this is encoded by the coding sequence ATGCCAAGCAAACGTTCACACGGCGAGGGTACGCTTCGCCACCGCAGCGATGGTCGCTGGGAATTACGTATGATGGACGGCTACCAGAAAGATGGTTCGCCGCGCTTCAAGACCTTCTATGGCAAGACTCAGAAGGAGGTCAAGCTCAAACTGAAAGAGTATCAGGATGCGCTTATCAGCGGTGTCCAGCTGGACACGATCCTGTACTTCGAGGATTGGGCAGATACATGGTTCGAGGGTCACAAGGATAATATCGCTCCCACGACACAGGAAAGCTATAAATACTGCCTGAAAATGCTCAAAGAGGGATTTTATCATCGCCCCTTGACCGTCATACGCCCGATCGACATTGAAAACTTTCTGAAAGGGATGCGGCGCGATGGCCGCTCGGATTCTTACATCAGCAAGGCACGAGGAATGCTCTACCAGATTTTCCAAAAGGCAGAAGCCAATGACCTTGTGCGCCGTAACCCGGTCCGGCTTGCTGAAAAGATGCGGGCAACCGGCACCGCAAAGCGCAAGGAAGCCTTTACCACAGCGGAAGTCGCCCACTTAATGAAAGTTCTCCCCGATGACCGCATGGGCTTGAGCATCCGGCTTTTGCTCGGCACTGGAATGAGAATGCAGGAACTTCTGGCTTTGGAGCCGCAGTTTATTGAAGAAGATGGCTCTGTCATTCACATCCGGCAGGCAGTAAAGGTCGTAAAAGGTACAGTCAGCATCGGCAGTCCGAAATCCAAAGACAGTATCCGGGATATTCCGGTGCCGCTGAATGTTCGCCCGTGCGCCATCAAGCTGCGGGATACCACCGACCAGTTCATCTGGGAAAGCCCCAAGACCGGCTTGCCCTGCAATCCCACCCATTTCCGGGATGTATTCCGCAAATCTCTGGAAGAAGCGGGCGATGTCCGCTTGCTCACGCCGCACAGTTGCCGCCACACCTATGTGTCGCAGATGCAGGCGTTGGGCGTGGATATTCAGACCATCCAGAGCATCGTAGGCCATGCCGATACCGAAATGACTGAGCATTATCTCCATGTTCAGGAATCCATTCGGCAGAGTGCGATCCAGTTGTTCAATGAGGCGTTTTCGGCCTGA
- the uvrA gene encoding excinuclease ABC subunit UvrA — translation MANDKIVIKGAREHNLKNIDLTLPREKFIVMTGLSGSGKSSLAFDTIYADGQRRYVESLSSYARMFLGRMDKPDVDEITGLSPAISIDQKTTSHNPRSTVGTVTEIYDYLRLLYARVGVPHCPVCGRVISQQTVDEMVDAVLKLEDGTKFQVLAPVVRQRKGTQQKELDAARRGGYSRVRIDGNLYDLDEEITLEKNIKHTVEIVVDRLAMRKGIRGRLADSLETALALTGGIAEVDVIGGECMTFSQNFACPEHGISIGDLSPRLFSFNNPQGACEKCTGLGTFMRVDEERILPNKNLSIRQGAIKASGWYYAEGSVSEMYYLGLGKKYGFTLDTPIKDMSTEAVNALLYGTNGEKIEMHRTNEFGSGVYYNTFEGIVENLERRFRETNSEWMKEEIGSFMSGVECPDCHGKRLKPVVLAVTVGDKNISEFCEMSIRDELKFIAENEPNLTEKQRQIGGQIMKEIRNRLQFLQSVGLDYLTLARAAGTLSGGESQRIRLTTQIGSALSGVLYVLDEPSIGLHQRDNDKLIATLKNLRDLGNTVIVVEHDEDTMRSADYIVDVGPGAGVHGGEIVAAGSVKDICKAKRSITGDYLSGRKRIAVPQTRRTGNGNFLTVKGARENNLRNIDVRFPLGEFVCVTGISGSGKSSLINEILYKTLACELNGARSRAGKCDGVEGLEFVDKVIGIDQQPIGRTPRSNPATYTGVFNDIRAVFAETQDAKMRGYGPGRFSFNVKGGRCEACEGNGILQIEMHFLPDVYVPCEVCKGARYNRETLEVKYKEKTISDVLNMTVEEAVVFFANQPKIARKLQTLLDVGLGYVTLGQSATTLSGGEAQRVKLANELARRSTGKTVYILDEPTTGLHIADVHRLIEVLQKLVDAGNTVIVIEHNLDLIKCADHIIDLGPEGGSAGGLVIAEGTPEQVAEVPGSFTGQYLKPLLEKDRQLRAAEAETAAKAKK, via the coding sequence TTGGCAAACGATAAGATCGTCATCAAAGGCGCACGGGAGCACAACCTGAAGAATATTGATCTGACCCTCCCGCGCGAAAAATTCATTGTTATGACCGGCCTGTCCGGTTCCGGCAAGTCGAGCCTTGCCTTCGATACCATTTATGCCGATGGCCAGCGCCGCTATGTGGAGAGCCTTTCCAGCTACGCCCGGATGTTTCTGGGCCGGATGGACAAGCCCGATGTGGATGAGATCACCGGCCTGTCGCCGGCCATTTCCATTGACCAGAAGACCACCAGCCACAACCCCCGCTCTACCGTGGGCACCGTGACCGAGATCTACGATTACCTGCGCCTGCTGTATGCCCGGGTGGGCGTGCCCCACTGCCCGGTGTGCGGCCGTGTCATCAGCCAACAGACCGTGGATGAGATGGTGGATGCCGTGCTCAAGCTGGAGGACGGCACCAAATTCCAGGTGCTGGCTCCTGTGGTACGCCAGCGCAAGGGCACGCAGCAGAAGGAGCTGGATGCCGCCCGGCGGGGCGGCTACTCCCGTGTGAGGATCGATGGCAATCTGTATGACCTGGACGAGGAGATCACGCTGGAAAAGAACATCAAGCACACAGTGGAGATCGTGGTGGACCGCCTTGCCATGCGCAAGGGCATCCGGGGCCGTCTGGCGGATTCGCTGGAAACTGCGCTGGCTCTGACCGGCGGCATCGCTGAGGTCGATGTCATCGGTGGGGAATGCATGACCTTCAGCCAGAACTTTGCCTGCCCAGAGCACGGCATCTCCATCGGGGATCTGTCGCCCCGGCTCTTCTCCTTCAACAACCCCCAGGGTGCCTGTGAGAAGTGCACGGGCCTTGGTACGTTTATGCGGGTGGACGAGGAACGCATCCTGCCCAATAAGAACCTGTCCATCCGGCAGGGAGCCATCAAGGCCAGCGGCTGGTACTACGCCGAGGGCTCTGTCAGCGAAATGTACTACCTTGGTCTGGGTAAAAAATACGGCTTTACGCTGGACACGCCCATCAAGGATATGAGCACCGAGGCGGTGAACGCCCTGCTCTACGGCACCAACGGCGAAAAGATCGAGATGCACCGAACCAATGAGTTCGGCAGCGGTGTCTACTATAATACGTTTGAGGGCATTGTGGAGAACCTGGAGCGCCGCTTCCGGGAGACCAACAGCGAGTGGATGAAGGAAGAGATCGGCAGCTTCATGTCCGGCGTGGAGTGCCCGGACTGCCACGGCAAGCGCCTGAAGCCGGTGGTGCTGGCAGTGACCGTTGGGGATAAGAACATCAGCGAGTTCTGCGAAATGTCCATCCGGGATGAGCTGAAATTTATTGCCGAAAACGAGCCGAACCTGACCGAGAAGCAGAGGCAGATCGGCGGTCAGATCATGAAGGAGATCCGGAACCGCCTGCAGTTTTTGCAGAGCGTGGGTCTGGATTACCTGACCCTGGCCCGTGCGGCTGGCACCCTGTCCGGCGGCGAGAGCCAGCGCATCCGCCTCACCACCCAGATCGGCAGTGCGCTGTCCGGCGTGCTCTATGTGCTGGACGAGCCCAGCATTGGCCTGCACCAGCGTGACAACGATAAGCTCATTGCGACCCTGAAGAACCTGCGGGACCTCGGTAATACCGTCATCGTGGTTGAGCACGACGAGGATACCATGCGCAGCGCGGACTATATCGTGGATGTGGGCCCCGGCGCGGGCGTTCACGGCGGCGAGATCGTGGCGGCGGGCTCCGTGAAGGATATCTGTAAGGCCAAGCGAAGCATCACCGGCGATTACCTTTCCGGCCGCAAGCGCATTGCTGTGCCCCAGACCCGCCGCACCGGCAATGGAAACTTCCTGACCGTGAAAGGTGCCCGGGAAAACAACCTGCGCAACATTGATGTCCGGTTCCCGCTGGGGGAGTTCGTCTGTGTGACCGGCATTTCCGGTTCCGGCAAGTCCAGCCTGATCAATGAGATCCTGTACAAGACGCTGGCCTGTGAGCTGAACGGTGCCCGCAGCCGTGCGGGCAAGTGCGACGGGGTGGAGGGTCTTGAGTTCGTGGATAAGGTCATTGGCATCGACCAGCAGCCCATCGGCCGCACGCCCCGCTCCAACCCGGCCACCTATACCGGCGTGTTCAACGATATCCGCGCCGTCTTTGCCGAGACCCAGGATGCAAAGATGCGCGGCTATGGCCCGGGCCGGTTCAGCTTCAACGTCAAGGGCGGCCGCTGTGAGGCTTGTGAGGGCAACGGCATCCTGCAGATCGAGATGCACTTCCTGCCGGATGTCTATGTCCCCTGCGAGGTATGCAAGGGCGCGCGCTATAACCGCGAGACGCTGGAGGTAAAGTATAAGGAAAAGACCATCTCCGACGTGCTGAACATGACCGTGGAAGAGGCGGTGGTGTTCTTTGCAAACCAGCCCAAGATCGCCCGCAAGCTGCAGACCCTGCTGGATGTGGGCCTTGGCTATGTGACCCTGGGTCAGAGCGCCACCACCCTGTCCGGCGGCGAGGCCCAGCGTGTCAAACTGGCCAATGAGCTAGCCCGACGCAGCACCGGCAAGACGGTGTATATCCTCGATGAGCCTACCACAGGCCTGCACATTGCGGACGTGCATCGCCTGATCGAGGTGCTGCAGAAGCTGGTGGATGCGGGCAACACGGTCATTGTCATCGAGCACAACCTGGATCTCATCAAGTGTGCCGATCACATCATTGACCTTGGCCCTGAAGGCGGCAGCGCCGGCGGCCTGGTGATTGCCGAGGGTACGCCCGAGCAGGTGGCCGAAGTACCCGGCAGCTTTACCGGCCAGTACCTCAAGCCCCTGCTGGAAAAGGACAGGCAGTTGCGGGCCGCGGAAGCGGAAACTGCTGCAAAAGCAAAAAAGTAA
- the uvrB gene encoding excinuclease ABC subunit UvrB produces the protein MADEQFHLVSNYAPTGDQPQAIEQLVEGVERGDRCQTLLGVTGSGKTFTMANVIARCNRPTLVLAHNKTLAAQLCTEFRSFFPDNAVEYFVSYYDYYQPEAYIPSTDTYIEKDSAINDEIDRLRHSATAALSERRDVIIVASVSCIYSLGDPIDYRSMVISLRPGMQMERDDLCKKLVTLQYERNDINFIRNKFRVHGDTVDIYLAYMSDLAIRVEFFGDEIDRITEFNPVTGTRQNVVKHVAIFPASHYIVSADKKAAAIEKIRAECDEQVKKFTAEGKLIEAQRIQQRTNYDIEMLTEVGICKGIENYSAVLSGRAPGSMPTTLLDYFPEDFLLFVDESHVTLPQVRAMYGGDYARKKTLVEYGFRLPSAFDNRPLKFEEVESKLNQMVFVSATPGEYERRNSTRIAQQVIRPTGLLDPLISVRPVEGQVTDLLGEINARTAKNERVLVTTLTKKMAEDLTDFLTEQGIKVKYMHHEVDTFERMEIIKDLRLGSIDVVVGINLLREGLDLPEVSLVAILDADKEGFLRSETSLIQTIGRAARNAEGLVIMYADEVTDSMERAITETERRRAIQMAYNEEHGIVPKTIVKAIADSIEISDKAENAKRNTRRMGKLEREAAIERLTREMKEAAKLLEFEHAAFLRDQIDRLRRGENPTVDSDAETERRQNHAQTQRRGRKYLGKR, from the coding sequence ATGGCCGATGAACAGTTCCATCTCGTCTCCAACTATGCCCCCACGGGCGACCAGCCCCAGGCCATTGAGCAGCTGGTAGAGGGCGTTGAGCGGGGCGACCGCTGCCAGACCCTGCTGGGTGTGACCGGCAGCGGCAAGACCTTTACCATGGCCAACGTGATTGCCCGGTGCAACCGCCCCACGCTGGTGCTGGCCCATAATAAGACGCTGGCGGCCCAGCTCTGCACCGAGTTCCGCTCGTTCTTCCCGGACAATGCGGTGGAGTATTTTGTTTCCTACTACGATTACTACCAGCCCGAAGCCTACATCCCCAGCACCGATACCTACATTGAAAAGGACAGCGCCATCAACGATGAGATCGACCGCCTGCGCCACTCGGCCACGGCGGCGCTTTCGGAGCGGCGGGATGTCATCATTGTGGCATCGGTGTCCTGTATCTACTCTCTGGGTGACCCCATCGATTACCGCAGCATGGTCATCAGCCTGCGGCCCGGGATGCAGATGGAGCGGGATGACCTGTGCAAAAAGCTGGTCACCCTGCAATATGAGCGGAACGACATCAATTTTATTCGCAATAAGTTCCGTGTTCACGGCGACACGGTGGATATCTATCTGGCCTACATGAGCGACCTTGCCATCCGGGTGGAGTTCTTCGGGGATGAGATCGACCGCATCACGGAGTTCAACCCCGTTACCGGCACCCGGCAGAACGTGGTGAAGCATGTGGCCATCTTCCCGGCCAGCCACTACATCGTCAGCGCCGATAAAAAGGCAGCGGCCATTGAAAAGATCCGCGCCGAGTGCGACGAGCAGGTGAAGAAGTTTACCGCCGAGGGCAAGCTCATTGAAGCCCAGCGCATCCAGCAGCGAACGAACTACGACATCGAGATGCTGACCGAAGTGGGGATCTGCAAGGGCATCGAGAACTACTCGGCGGTGCTGTCGGGCCGTGCGCCGGGCAGTATGCCCACCACCCTGCTGGATTATTTCCCGGAGGATTTTCTGCTTTTTGTGGATGAGAGCCATGTGACCCTGCCGCAGGTGCGTGCTATGTACGGCGGCGACTACGCCCGCAAAAAGACGCTGGTGGAATACGGCTTCCGTCTGCCGTCGGCCTTTGACAACCGTCCCCTCAAGTTTGAGGAGGTGGAAAGCAAACTGAACCAGATGGTGTTCGTCTCGGCCACGCCGGGCGAGTACGAGCGCCGGAACAGCACCCGGATCGCGCAGCAGGTCATCCGGCCCACCGGCCTGCTGGACCCGCTGATCTCGGTGCGGCCTGTGGAGGGGCAGGTGACTGACCTGCTGGGCGAGATCAACGCCCGCACGGCGAAGAACGAGCGTGTTCTTGTGACCACCCTGACCAAGAAGATGGCCGAGGACCTGACCGACTTCTTGACCGAGCAGGGCATCAAGGTCAAATATATGCACCACGAGGTAGATACCTTTGAACGGATGGAGATCATCAAAGATCTGCGCCTGGGCTCCATCGATGTGGTGGTGGGCATCAACCTCCTGCGTGAGGGCCTGGATCTGCCGGAGGTCAGCCTTGTGGCGATCCTGGATGCCGACAAGGAAGGCTTTCTGCGCAGTGAGACCAGCCTCATCCAGACCATTGGCCGCGCGGCCCGCAACGCCGAGGGTCTGGTCATCATGTACGCCGATGAGGTGACGGACAGCATGGAACGCGCCATCACCGAGACCGAGCGCCGCCGTGCCATCCAAATGGCCTACAATGAAGAACACGGCATCGTGCCTAAGACCATCGTCAAGGCCATTGCGGACAGCATTGAGATCAGCGATAAGGCGGAGAACGCAAAGCGGAATACCCGCCGCATGGGCAAACTGGAGCGGGAAGCTGCCATCGAGCGCCTGACCCGGGAGATGAAGGAGGCCGCCAAGCTGCTAGAATTTGAGCATGCGGCCTTCCTGCGTGACCAGATCGACCGCCTGCGCCGGGGCGAGAACCCCACTGTGGACTCGGATGCCGAGACCGAGCGCAGGCAGAACCATGCACAGACACAGAGAAGAGGGAGAAAGTACCTTGGCAAACGATAA
- a CDS encoding JAB domain-containing protein — protein MAKESSQHKGHRQRMRARVEQYGLESLEPHEVLEYVLYITNTRKDTNGLAHVLMDRFGDFAGVLDASEEDLLTVEGVGPSTARMLHLLPQVGRYYTQCAVNGKKCMKTTDQLVEYLMAQFAGTVQERALLTALDGRSRIKGLFWLRDGTSDRVSLEIKDVVAAALKGGTDSVVLCHNHPNGVALPSREDLMATENIVRALGLVKVHLRDHIILTESEYFSMREANRLPFYDFQTGEMLRPY, from the coding sequence ATGGCGAAGGAAAGCAGCCAGCATAAGGGGCACCGCCAGCGGATGCGCGCCCGGGTAGAGCAGTACGGACTGGAAAGTCTGGAACCCCACGAAGTGCTGGAATATGTCCTTTATATCACCAACACCCGCAAGGACACCAACGGCCTTGCCCATGTCCTCATGGACCGGTTCGGAGACTTTGCCGGGGTGCTGGATGCTTCCGAGGAGGATCTGCTGACAGTGGAGGGCGTAGGCCCCTCCACCGCCCGGATGCTGCATCTTTTGCCGCAGGTCGGCAGATACTATACCCAGTGTGCGGTCAACGGAAAAAAATGCATGAAGACCACCGACCAGCTGGTCGAATACCTGATGGCACAGTTTGCCGGGACTGTGCAGGAACGCGCCCTGCTGACTGCGCTGGATGGCCGCAGCCGCATCAAGGGGCTGTTCTGGCTGCGGGACGGCACCAGCGACCGGGTGAGTCTGGAGATCAAGGATGTGGTGGCGGCAGCCCTCAAGGGCGGTACCGACAGTGTGGTGCTCTGCCATAACCACCCCAACGGCGTGGCCCTGCCCTCGCGGGAGGATCTGATGGCCACCGAGAATATCGTCCGGGCGCTGGGGCTGGTCAAGGTGCATCTGCGGGATCACATCATCCTGACCGAGAGCGAATATTTCTCCATGCGGGAGGCCAACCGCCTGCCGTTCTACGATTTCCAGACCGGGGAGATGCTCAGGCCGTATTGA